ACCGTGCTCGGCAATGTCGCTTATGCCGTCGCCTCGCGCTGGCCGAATTGGTCGCGGACGAAAATTCGCACTCATGCGGAAGAATTCATAGCTTTGGTTGGTCTCGCCGGCAGCGGCGGCAAGCGGCCGGCCGAACTTTCCGGTGGCATGAAGCAGAGAGTCGGCATTGCCCGGGCGCTGTCGATCGAGCCGAAGATCCTTCTCATGGATGAGCCTTTTTCGGCGCTTGATGCGCTCACCCGCGGAACGCTGCAGGACGAAGTCCGCCGGATTTGTCTGGAAACCGGCCAGACGGTCTTCATGATCACCCATGATGTCGATGAAGCGATTTTTCTTGCCGACAAGATCGTGCTGATGACGAATGGACCGAATGCGATGATCGCGGAGGTGGTGCAAAACAGCCTGCCGCGCGACCGCAGCCGGCTCGATATTCATAAGCAGCCGGAATTCTATGCTCTGCGCAATCATTTGATCGACTTTCTTGTCGATCGCTCGCGCAGTTTCGAAAAGGCTTTACCGCAGGATTATAATCGCCGGCAGCCGCCAATCGTCAATCCTGCCGGGCCACCGCGGCCCGACCATGACGGGCCGCGCCGCGCTGCCTGAGCGCCAAATTCGATCGATCCGCAACCGCAAAAACTGGTGGAGATGAAGATGATCCGCGAAGAGCTCACTGAAAAGATTCTCGACATCAAGCGCGAGAAGGGATGGACCTGGAAACATATCACCACTGAGATCGGCGGCATGTCGGAAGTGCTTGTCGTAGGTGCCTTGCTCGGCCAGATGAAACTGGTCAAGCCCTTGGCGGCGAAGGCGGCGGAGCTCTTCGGCCTTTCCGAAGTGGAAGCGCGGATGCTGAACGAGGTGCCCTATCGCGGCATGCCGATGCCGCCGACCGATCCATTGCTCTATCGCTTCTATGAGCTGGTGATGGTCAATGGGCCGGCCTGGAAGGCTTTGATCGAGGAGGAGTTCGGCGACGGCATCATGTCGGCGATCGATTTCGACATGCAAATGGAGCGTCTGCCCAACGTCAAGGGCGATCGTGTGAAGCTCACGATGAGCGGAAAATTCCTCCCCTACAAATATTATGGGAACGAGCAGGGGATTCCCGAGGTTGGCTTCAAGGAAGATTGAGCTTGGGTCGCCCTCCCTGCGGACCTTATGACGTGGCAAGCCGTGTCGAGCGCTCCGGCGCTCCACGCGGCCGTGAGCGCGGGTCGAAATTCAGCATGCGCATAGGTTAACCAGCGATTCATCTGGATTAGTCATGCTGCGCGCATAATGCTTGACAAATCGCCAGCGGGGATACACATCCAACTTGTCGGCGCAGGCTTCGCCTCGTCGGCGATTCACAACCCTCGAAAGATCCATGGGCAGTAGCAGCTTTGGTGTTTCGACCGTGGCGTCGGCCGCGCAAGAAATACCTCTCGACATTGAAACCATCCGCGGTCGCAAGGATCGTGTGAGAGGCGTCGCGCGAGCCTGAAGCTCCTGCCTACCCCTCACCTTCCGGCCGCGACTCAGTGGCAAAAAAGGAGGTGAGCGATGAAAATGCTCACGAATATTCATGCGGCCTTTGCGCCGCCGCGCGGCAGCCGGATGTTGGCGGCTGCCCCCTGTCATGCGACCTCTGCGCGCAGCGTGCCTGTCAAGGCTTCGGTGTCTCGCCCCAGGCTCCAGCGCCGCTGGGCAAGCGATGCCGCAGGGCATCTCGTGTGTGCCTGGTCCGAAGCTTCGCCGCCTCAGGATCAAAGTACTATCCGGCGCGGCAGAAGCCGCGCCGGCGCAGCCATTTTCATGGCTGCTTGACGGAGTTCATCCATGCAAGACGGCCCGAGTAGGCCTGTCGGCGCCTTTGGGGGGCCGCCGATAGGCCGAATTCGAAACCTGTTTCCGAGATCATTAAGAAACCAGGCCATGCAGGGCCGAGCGGAATAGAGGACCTCCCTCTCATCGCTCGCCTCCTTGCGTGGAGGAGGTGAGCCATGACCCAACATCTCAACCCGCCCAACGTGGCGCAAAGCGCTGTCCTCGACGATGCGCATGTCGGCCATATCCATGGTGCGTTCGGCACCATTCTTAAGGGTGACCAAGGACCCCGTACGAGCTGGAAGCACCGAGTCACGACGCTTCTCGCCATCATCGGACCTGGCCTCATCGTGATGGTCGGTGACAACGACGCCGGTGCTTTCGCGACCTATGGCCAAGCCGGCCAGAACTACGGCACGGCGCTGCTGTGGACGCTGACGCTTCTGATCCCGGTTCTTTACGTCAATCAAGAAATGGTGCTGCGCCTGGGTGCCGTGACCGGCGTCGGCCATGCCCGACTGATCTTCGAGCGGTTCGGCAAATTCTGGGGCGCCTTCAGCGTCATCGATCTGTTTTTGCTGAACGGCTTGACCATTGTGACCGAATTCATCGGCATCGCCCTGGCGCTCGGCTATCTCGGCATCGACAAGACGACGGGCGTCGTCATCTCCGCGGCGCTCGTCATGATCGCCGTCAGCACCGGCGATTTCCGACGTTTCGAGCGATTCGCAATGGCTCTCGTCTTCGCCAGCTTGCTGCTCGTGCCGCTCTATTTCATGGTTCATCCGCCGCTCGCTCAGGTCGCGCGCGATTTCGTCGTTCCGCAATTGCCGAAGGGCGGCAAGCTGAGCGACGTGATGCTGCTCATCATCGGCATCGTTGGGACGACTGTGGCGCCCTGGCAGCTTTTCTTTCAGCAAAGCTACGTCATCGACAAGCGCATCACGCCGCGTTTCATTCGCTATGAGCGGCTCGATTTGTGGATCGGCATAGCCCTGGTCATCATCGGCGGTGGCGCGATCATGGCCTTCACCGCAGCGACTTTCGCAGGTCATCCCGAGTTCGGCAATTTCACCGACGCGGGCGGTATTGCCGCAGGCCTCGGCAAATATGTCGGCAGAACCGCAGGCGTGATGTTCGCTATCGCGCTGATCGATGCCGCGCTGATCGGCGCTTCCGCGGTGTCCCTCTCCACGGCATATGCGATCGGCGACGTATTTTCGGCGCGTCATTCATTGCACCGCAAAATCACCGACGCGAAGGGCTTCTACGCGGTCTACTTCGGATTGATCGTGATCGCCGCGGTCATCGTCCTGACTCCCGGTTCACCGCTCGGGCTTTTGACCTTGGCCGTGCAGACTTTGGCCGGGGTTCTGCTGCCGAGCGCGACGGTGTTCCTGTTGCTGCTCTGTAATGACAAGGCAGTTCTGGGGCCGTGGGCGAATACACGTTGGCTCAACTATTTCACCGGCGCCACAATCGCCGTGCTGGTGGTCTTGTCGGTCATCCTCACCGCCTCGGTGCTGTTCCCCGATGCCACCAACGGACAGGTCATTCTCGGCATTCTCGTGGGAGGCGGTGTCGTTTCCCTGATCCTTGCGCTGGTGATCACGGCTTTGAGCCAAAACGGTTCGATCAAACCGCAAGCCGAGTTGGCGGCGGCGCCGCGGATAGCGCGCGATCTCTGGCGCATGCCGCCGCTGGACCAATTGCCGCCGGCGGACCTGTCGCTCGCCGCCAAGACCTGGATGGGTGTCCTGCGCCTCTATCTCGTCGTCGCCGGGGGAATGGTTCTGTACCGGATCGTCATGCTGGCGATCAAGCAAGCGTAACCTGACATCGTCAGCCTCGGGGCATGCCGTGCGGCTGGGAGTTTTTATTTCCCGGCCGCCAGCCGGCTCGGATCAGCGGGAAGATCCATGGCTATTTGGACGAATGTTCGCGTCGGCGGCTTGATCGACATTTCCGCCACCCTGGCTGTCGCGCTCGCGCTCGGGACTTTGATCGGCGCCGAACGGCAATATCGCCAGCGCACGGCCGGATTGCGCACCAATGCGCTTGTCGCGGTCGGCGCCGCTGGTTTCGTCGGTCTCGGCATGTCGCTCAATGCGAATGTCGGCGCGACACAGGTGCTGGCCTATGTCATTTCCGGCATCGGCTTTCTGGGCGCCGGCGTCATCATGAAGGAGGGGACCAATGTCCGCGGGCTCAACACGGCTGCGACGCTCTGGTGTTCAGCGGCTGTCGGCGCCTTCTCCGGTGCCGGTTATGGTGCCGAGGCGGCGCTGCTGACATTGTTCGTGCTTGCCGGCAATACATTTCTGCGGCCGCTTGCCAATCTCATCAATCGCATCCCAATCAACGAGCGCACGACCGAGGCGACCTATCAGGTACATGTGACGGTCGATACCGAAAACCGCGACCTGATCCGCGATCTCCTCGGCGAAAAGCTGGAAGCCGCCCATTATCCCTTGCGTGATGTGGAGGTGCTCGATCGCGGCGAAGAAGATGTCGAATTCGTCGCCACGCTTGCCGCCACGAGCATCGACCCGGTCGAGCTCGACGCCGTCACGCACGAGTTGGAAAAGGCCGATGGTGTTTCTTATGCGACTTGGACGTCGAGTGCCGTCGGCTGAGGCGCCGATCGGATCAGGAGATGAGTGACCTGGATTTTGCGCCGCCGGGGTCGCTTCCGGATCTTCTGCGGCAGGATCTGGACGTCATATTCATCGGCATCAATCCGTCGCTCTATTCGGTCCAGCAAGGGCATTATTTCGCGCGCCGTACCAATCGCTTCTGGCCGGCATTTTCGCGCTCGACTTTGAGTCTCGCGGCGCGTCGGGCGCTCGGTGTCGAAACGCTTCTGCCGGAGCATGATCAGCTTTTGCCGGCGCTTGGCTTTGGATTCACCGATGCGGTGAAGCGCGCCAGCGCGCGGGCGACCGAGGTGACCCCGGCCGAATTTGTCGCCGGCGTAGAAGACCTCGTCGCCAAGCTCGAAACATTTGCGCCGCGCATCGCCTGCTTCCACGGCATCATGGCCTATCGCCCGTTTTTCCGGGCGCTGACCGGGACAAAAAACGAGCCGTCTCTCGGCCTTCAGACCTTGCGGATCGGCCGGTCGCAGCTTTTCCTCGCGCCCAATCCGAGCCCGGCCAATGCGCATTTCACCCCGGCCGATCAGACGCGCTTTTATGATGATCTCGCCGTCTGTCTAAAGGGGAATATGCCGGACATCTAATCTGATGTTTGCCGCGCGGCCATTCTCCCGCTTGCGGGAGAATGGCGCCGGATCTGGAGCATGGTCTCATCAGTGAGACATCGGATATATCCGATGTCTGAAAAATGAGACATCGGATATATCCGATGTCTGAAATATCGGAAAAGTCATTCAACTTTTCCGGAACATGCTCTAGCGCGAAAATTTCTTATATTTCATTCGATGCGGCGTGAGGCTGTCGACGCCGAGCCGGCGTTTTTTGTCCTCTTCGTAGTCGGCGAAATTGCCCTCGAACCATTCGACATGGCTGTCGCCTTCGAAGGCGAGTATGTGGGTCGCGATGCGATCGAGGAAGAAGCGGTCATGCGAGATCACGACGGCGCAGCCGGCGAAATCCGTCAGCGCATCTTCGAGTGCGCGCAAAGTGTCGACATCGAGATCATTGGTCGGCTCGTCGAGCAGCAGAAGATTGGCGCCGGATTTGAGCATTTTGGCGAGATGCACGCGGTTGCGTTCACCGCCGGATAATTGCCCGACTTTCTTTTGCTGATCGGAGCCTTTGAAATTGAAAGCGCCGGTGTAAGCGCGCGAATTGATCTCGCGCTTGCCGAGATAAATGATCTCATTTCCGCCGGAGATTTCTTCCCAGACGTTCTTTTTGCCGTCGAGCGCGTCGCGCGATTGGTCAACATAGCCGAGCTGCACGGATTCGCCGATTTCGATCGTGCCGCTATCGGGCTTTTCCTGGCCGGCGATCATCTTGAACAACGTGGTCTTGCCGGCGCCGTTCGGACCGATGACGCCGACGATCCCGCCCGGCGGCAGCTTGAACGACAGATCGTCGATCAGGAGCTTGTCGCCGAAAGCCTTGCCGAGATGATCGAAATTGATGACGTTGTTGCCGAGCCGTTCGGCGACAGGAATGACGATCTGCGCCGTCGTCGGGGCCTTATCGTTTTGCTTTGCGACGAGATCTTCATAACGCTGGATGCGGGCCTTGGATTTCGCCTGCCGTGCCTTGGGGCTGGCGGCGATCCATTCGGCCTCCTCGGCGAGTTGGCGCATCCGCGCTTCTTCCTCGCGGCCTTCCTGCGCCAGGCGTTTCTGCTTCTGGCCGAGCCAGCGCGTATAATTGCCTTCATAGGGGATGCCGCGGCCGCGATCGAGCTCGAGAATCCAGCCCGTCACATTGTCGAGGAAGTAGCGATCGTGGGTAACGATGAGAATGGCGCCCGGATAGGTTCGTAGATGGCCTTCGAGCCAATTCACCGTCTCGGCGTCGAGATGGTTCGTCGGTTCGTCGAGCAGCAAAAGCTCCGGCTGTTCGAGGAGGAGACGGCAGAGTGCCACGCGGCGTTTTTCGCCGCCCGACAGCTTGGTCACTGGCCAATCGTCGGGGGGGCAACCGAGCGCGTCCATCGCCTGGTCGACCTGCGGATCGAGATCCCAGAGGCCTTGCGCCTCTATCTCGTCCTGCAGCCGAGTCATTTCATCCGCTGTCTCGTCGGAATAATTCATCGCGAGCTCATTATAGCGGTCGAGGATCGCTTTCTTCCTGGCGACGCCCAGCATGACATTGCCGCGCACGTCGAGGGTTTCATCGAGCGGCGGCTCCTGCGGCAGATAGCCGACCTTGGCACCCTCGGCGATGAAGCCGTCGCCGGTATATTCCTTGTCGATCCCGGCCATGATTCGCAAAAGCGTCGATTTGCCGGCGCCGTTGACGCCCAGCACGCCGATCTTGGCGTCGGGATAGAAAGAAAGATTGACGTTATCCAAGACCTTCTTGCCGCCTGGATAGGTCTTGGTCAGACCTTGCATATGATAGATGAATTGCCGCGCCATGGAGGCTTTGTCTCGCTCGTAAAAGAATGAAGTGGCAGGCTTTCTAAGCGTCCCTCGTGCCCCGGTCCAGGTTCATGCCGGGCCGCCTCGCCTGGCATGAGCTGGTCTTGTCCCAGTCACAATCGAATGATTAGAGCATGGGCTTGGGAAATGTGCCGGACTTTGCCGAGAGTCCAGACATCGGATATATCCGATGCCGTATCATTTTAGCCATCGGGCAAACCTGATGCCGCATAAAGGACATGCTCTAACTCCTCCGATATGCCGCCGCTTTTCCCGCTTGCACGAATGCCGCAATCGGGATTGGCTCCAAGCAGCCATACATGGCCAAAGCCACGATTGATTTGAGCGCGACGCGCGAAATCAAGGCCGCTCGAGATCCGAAGACGAACAAGCTCGGGAAGCTTGCTCCGTGCGCGCCAAGCGAACTCGAAAGGGCGAAAGGTTCCCCTCATATGGATGGTCTCGAAACGAAGGGCAATGTGGGCGAGGGCGGAATGCGCGATTTTGCCGGCGGTCGGAGGCCGGAACCGATCGCTCCGAGCCTTTCCCCGGGCGGTGCCGGAAACGGAAATCGGAACGAGAGCGGGACCGCGCGGCCGGCAAAAAAGAGCAAGATCTTTGCCGCCGATCTGCCGCATGGCGACGATGTCCTGGGGCTTACGGCCGCGCTTCAGCCTTTGGCGGAATTGGCCGTTCATTGCGACACAGAGGCTCCCTTGACGATCGGTCTCCTGGGTGGACCGGGGTCCGGCAAGAGCTTCGCGCTGGCTAAGCTCGTGGCCCAAATTGAGGCTCTGAGCACCATCGAGCCGGGATCTGCCGAAGCAACCTTCCTGAACCCGATCGCGAGTTTGAAGATCGACGCGCTCGAATTGTCGGGCGAACTGCCCGCTGTGGCTCTGGCGGGCGCCCTTTATGACGAACTCGCGGGCGCTTTTCCGGACTTGGCACGCGAGGCGGCGCATGCGGTCCGCGATCCGCTGGTCGTGGCGCGCGAGGCGGCCGAACAACTCGACATCGGCCGTCGCCGGCTCGATACGGAGCGGCAAAATCTGGCTGAAATCGAATCGCGCCGGGCCCGCTTGACCGAGACGATCCTGTTCGAACAGCCCGGCTCGCAGATCGACGCCTATGCCCGTGCGAACCGTGCCAAGATCGAGAGCCGGCTCGAAGGCTTCGGCATTACCGGCGATGCCATTCAAAACTATAAATCCATGCTCCGCGACATCGCCGAATCGGGTGGCGCCTCGGCGCGGGCAGGCGCCGCGCTGCGGAGTTTTTGGGCCTTCAAGGGCCAGACTCGGCTTCTCGTCACCGCAGTCATCCTTATTTTGGTCGGGCTCGGATGCGATGCCGCCAGTACGCACCAGACGGCTTGGCTCGCCTGGTTACGCGGTGCCAACCAGGCTTTCGCGCCGAGCGCGGCTTGGCTTGCGGCCAATGTCGCTTGGCTCGAAGTCGTCAAGCAGTTCGCTTTCGTCGGGGCGGGGCTCGCCATCGCCGCCAATCTCTGGCGCGGCGGGCGATTCATGCGGCCATTTTTTCGGGGCATCAGATTGCTCGAGGCGGAAGTCGCGGCAAGGCGGCGGGATCTCGATGGGCTTTATGCGCATCAGATGCGCCGCGTCGATGCGCTTGCCGCCGACGTGGAACTCATTGGCCGGCGTGCCGCCGAGGCTGATCGGCGCGCCGCGAGCGCGGGCACGTTGGGTGCGGATCATCATGTCGAGCCTTCGCCTTTCGCGAATTTGACTCCAAAATCTCAAGCGGAACGCTTTTTCGGGGCGATCAGTGGCGCGATCCAGCGCGGCTGGCGTGGCGGCACACCGGTCACCGCTACAGCGCTGCCGCGCCGCATTCTCGTCGCGCTCGACAATGTCGATTGTCTGCCGCAGCCGAAGGCATCCGAGCTTCTCGGCGCCGCACGGCGGGCTTTTGACCATGCCGGCTTTGTCACTTTGATCGCCGCCGACCCGGCTCGGCTCACGGCTGCGATGCCGGCTGATTCAAGCCAGGACCGTAGGGCGGCGCTTGAAAAATGGGTTCAAGTTCCGTTTCGGATCGGGGCTGGACTCGACGATGGGCGCTACGCCGCGCTGGTCGATCACGCGCTCGGCCGTTCGGAGACGATACAAACCGAGGCCGTGCGCCCGCGCTCACAGCTTGGCACTTTGGACTGGTCCATCTCGGCGGAAGAGTCGAACCTGCTGACGGCGCTGGCGCCGCTCGCCGGCCAATCGCCCCGTGCCGTCAAACGTTTCGTCAATCTCTACCGCATCGCCCGTGCGCAGGCGCCGGCGGATAAAGCCATTCTCGGATTCATGCTGGCACTCGATCAAGGCGGTAGCTCAGCCGAGATCGCGACGGTCGAGAAGGCGCTGGCGACGGGCGAGCCGGATTCGGCATTCGTGATCGAACAGGGCAACCCACGGCTCGACTTGGCTCTGGCCCGGGTTTGGGCGAACCAGCATGTCACGGCCGGTGCGGCACGGCGGGCCGCCGCCATTGCGCAAGGCTTTTCGTTGCGGGGCTGAGGCAAGGCGCGCCTTCTGCGATGCCGCGGGTTCTGGGCCAGGTCGGGGGATTTTCCACCGGGTCCGTTCCATCGAGTTCTGTCTTTCGCCGAATCTGGCATGTCAGTGCGGCGCAGCACGGATTCTGCCTTGCTTGGTCGGCTCCAAATGTGCAGTCTCAACTTTATGCCTACGGACATCACAAAGATGCCGGGTTAAAATCAACGTATGCGCCGCGCTAGTGGCGCAGTCGTAAAGAAACATTTGGGGGAGGCGACATGAGCACATACGAATCTACGGCCGG
The window above is part of the Methylovirgula sp. HY1 genome. Proteins encoded here:
- a CDS encoding ABC transporter ATP-binding protein, translating into MKDKFISFESVGRRFASADGSTTTVFDDLWFSMGRGEFTCVIGHSGCGKTSLLNILAGVDRPDDGVVIVDGGAIDGPSLDRAVIFQSHALLPWRTVLGNVAYAVASRWPNWSRTKIRTHAEEFIALVGLAGSGGKRPAELSGGMKQRVGIARALSIEPKILLMDEPFSALDALTRGTLQDEVRRICLETGQTVFMITHDVDEAIFLADKIVLMTNGPNAMIAEVVQNSLPRDRSRLDIHKQPEFYALRNHLIDFLVDRSRSFEKALPQDYNRRQPPIVNPAGPPRPDHDGPRRAA
- the cynS gene encoding cyanase, coding for MIREELTEKILDIKREKGWTWKHITTEIGGMSEVLVVGALLGQMKLVKPLAAKAAELFGLSEVEARMLNEVPYRGMPMPPTDPLLYRFYELVMVNGPAWKALIEEEFGDGIMSAIDFDMQMERLPNVKGDRVKLTMSGKFLPYKYYGNEQGIPEVGFKED
- a CDS encoding NRAMP family divalent metal transporter, coding for MTQHLNPPNVAQSAVLDDAHVGHIHGAFGTILKGDQGPRTSWKHRVTTLLAIIGPGLIVMVGDNDAGAFATYGQAGQNYGTALLWTLTLLIPVLYVNQEMVLRLGAVTGVGHARLIFERFGKFWGAFSVIDLFLLNGLTIVTEFIGIALALGYLGIDKTTGVVISAALVMIAVSTGDFRRFERFAMALVFASLLLVPLYFMVHPPLAQVARDFVVPQLPKGGKLSDVMLLIIGIVGTTVAPWQLFFQQSYVIDKRITPRFIRYERLDLWIGIALVIIGGGAIMAFTAATFAGHPEFGNFTDAGGIAAGLGKYVGRTAGVMFAIALIDAALIGASAVSLSTAYAIGDVFSARHSLHRKITDAKGFYAVYFGLIVIAAVIVLTPGSPLGLLTLAVQTLAGVLLPSATVFLLLLCNDKAVLGPWANTRWLNYFTGATIAVLVVLSVILTASVLFPDATNGQVILGILVGGGVVSLILALVITALSQNGSIKPQAELAAAPRIARDLWRMPPLDQLPPADLSLAAKTWMGVLRLYLVVAGGMVLYRIVMLAIKQA
- a CDS encoding MgtC/SapB family protein, with the translated sequence MAIWTNVRVGGLIDISATLAVALALGTLIGAERQYRQRTAGLRTNALVAVGAAGFVGLGMSLNANVGATQVLAYVISGIGFLGAGVIMKEGTNVRGLNTAATLWCSAAVGAFSGAGYGAEAALLTLFVLAGNTFLRPLANLINRIPINERTTEATYQVHVTVDTENRDLIRDLLGEKLEAAHYPLRDVEVLDRGEEDVEFVATLAATSIDPVELDAVTHELEKADGVSYATWTSSAVG
- a CDS encoding mismatch-specific DNA-glycosylase, which translates into the protein MSDLDFAPPGSLPDLLRQDLDVIFIGINPSLYSVQQGHYFARRTNRFWPAFSRSTLSLAARRALGVETLLPEHDQLLPALGFGFTDAVKRASARATEVTPAEFVAGVEDLVAKLETFAPRIACFHGIMAYRPFFRALTGTKNEPSLGLQTLRIGRSQLFLAPNPSPANAHFTPADQTRFYDDLAVCLKGNMPDI
- the ettA gene encoding energy-dependent translational throttle protein EttA, whose amino-acid sequence is MARQFIYHMQGLTKTYPGGKKVLDNVNLSFYPDAKIGVLGVNGAGKSTLLRIMAGIDKEYTGDGFIAEGAKVGYLPQEPPLDETLDVRGNVMLGVARKKAILDRYNELAMNYSDETADEMTRLQDEIEAQGLWDLDPQVDQAMDALGCPPDDWPVTKLSGGEKRRVALCRLLLEQPELLLLDEPTNHLDAETVNWLEGHLRTYPGAILIVTHDRYFLDNVTGWILELDRGRGIPYEGNYTRWLGQKQKRLAQEGREEEARMRQLAEEAEWIAASPKARQAKSKARIQRYEDLVAKQNDKAPTTAQIVIPVAERLGNNVINFDHLGKAFGDKLLIDDLSFKLPPGGIVGVIGPNGAGKTTLFKMIAGQEKPDSGTIEIGESVQLGYVDQSRDALDGKKNVWEEISGGNEIIYLGKREINSRAYTGAFNFKGSDQQKKVGQLSGGERNRVHLAKMLKSGANLLLLDEPTNDLDVDTLRALEDALTDFAGCAVVISHDRFFLDRIATHILAFEGDSHVEWFEGNFADYEEDKKRRLGVDSLTPHRMKYKKFSR
- a CDS encoding P-loop NTPase fold protein, with translation MDGLETKGNVGEGGMRDFAGGRRPEPIAPSLSPGGAGNGNRNESGTARPAKKSKIFAADLPHGDDVLGLTAALQPLAELAVHCDTEAPLTIGLLGGPGSGKSFALAKLVAQIEALSTIEPGSAEATFLNPIASLKIDALELSGELPAVALAGALYDELAGAFPDLAREAAHAVRDPLVVAREAAEQLDIGRRRLDTERQNLAEIESRRARLTETILFEQPGSQIDAYARANRAKIESRLEGFGITGDAIQNYKSMLRDIAESGGASARAGAALRSFWAFKGQTRLLVTAVILILVGLGCDAASTHQTAWLAWLRGANQAFAPSAAWLAANVAWLEVVKQFAFVGAGLAIAANLWRGGRFMRPFFRGIRLLEAEVAARRRDLDGLYAHQMRRVDALAADVELIGRRAAEADRRAASAGTLGADHHVEPSPFANLTPKSQAERFFGAISGAIQRGWRGGTPVTATALPRRILVALDNVDCLPQPKASELLGAARRAFDHAGFVTLIAADPARLTAAMPADSSQDRRAALEKWVQVPFRIGAGLDDGRYAALVDHALGRSETIQTEAVRPRSQLGTLDWSISAEESNLLTALAPLAGQSPRAVKRFVNLYRIARAQAPADKAILGFMLALDQGGSSAEIATVEKALATGEPDSAFVIEQGNPRLDLALARVWANQHVTAGAARRAAAIAQGFSLRG